The DNA sequence GCTGGTGACCTCAACGTACCGCGCCCCGACCTCGATCAGACGTCGGGCCAAGAGGCATCCAAGCCCGAATCGGCCGGTGTTGTAGGTCTCGTACGACGTTGAGGGCTCGTTGGACAGGTCGAACGCGAGCGAGGCCTCCGAATTGAGCAGACGGTCGGCGTTTTCGAGCGATCGCAGCAGCGATTCCTTTTGCAGGTCGGAGCCAAAGGAACGACTCGGGCTGGCCGCCAGCAATTTTTGGTACGCGGCGTATCGGTTTCGGAACCGCTCTTCCGTCATCCCGGCCGGCGGGCGGACACTGGCAACCGCATCGGTCGGATTGGGGACGCGAAAGGGACCGAACTCGGTGCCGAGGACGCCTCCCGTTTGGAATGCTTTCAACTCCTCGGCTTCGCCATTGCCCTCGTAACGCTGGCCGATGTCGATGTACGCGGGGACGGCCGGGTTGTTCGGGCCGAGCGCATGGGCGATCCAGGCTCCGAGATGAGGGGCTGCGACACTGACCGGTGGCTCATAGCCGGTGTGCCAGTGGTACTGATGCCGGGAATGCAGGATCGCGCCGAGGTCTGCCGCAACGTGAGTCTTGATCAAGCTTCCTCGATCCATCACCCGGCCGATTCGCTCCAGCCCGGCACTGAAAGAGAGGCCTTCGACGACTGTTGGCACGCTGGGGAAGGTGCTCTCGACCTCTTCGGCCTTCATGCCAGGACGGAAGGGGGTGTACCGTTTGGGATCGAAGGTCTCGGCATGGGCCATACCACCCCCCATCCAGAGCACGATGACCGCGTCGGCCTTGGCTTCACGCCGGGCCATCTCCAATTCGTCCTGACCGAGCAACGATCCGGAGTGCTGAGCGGCCAGGGAGGCAAGGGTCGCTGCGCTGGCGGTCTTCAGGAAGTCGCGTCGGGAGCTATCGGGAGCCATGATCAATATCCCCAGCGTCTCGATTCCGGAGGAATGGAATGGGTTGGGATGGGATCAAGGAATGAGTTGGAATTCCGGTAACATCAGAATCACCCAGAGCAGGTCCTCTACCCCTTCCGAGGTGGGATTCGGCCCCAGAAGTTGCTGGGCGATTTCCTTCTCCTCGGCGGTCGGAGGTCGACCGAACGACCGACGGAACAGGTCGAGGACAATGGCGTTTGGATTGCCGTCGAGGCGATCAAAGACGACTTGTGCGCCTTCAGCGAGACGAATGGCGAGCGTCTCACCGTTGGTCAGTTCGAGAGCCTGAATGGTCGAGGCAATCGAGTCACGGCGGGTCACGACCTGCTCTCGGTTGGGACGGCCAAGGGCGGTGAGCAGTGGGTCGTTGAAGGTCAGAACGGCCCGAATGGGTTCGTTTCGCTCACGGTTGGTTTCTAACAAGGTCGCCGAGAGGTCGATGCCGGGATAGGTGCGTCGCGCCATCGGCAGGGCAACGGCATGTTTCCAGGAGGAATCGTCGAAGCCGGGCTCAGTCCAGTCGCCGTTGTCGGAGGTTGACCAGAGCCACGATTCATCGGATCCCATTGCCCAGGCGAGGTTCGAGCCATTGAAACCGCCGACCCAGGCGAGAAATGCGGCCGGATTGGGCCCGCTCGCCTTGCGGACCCCTCGGCCCCGCGCGGGATCGGGCCAGTTAGTCGCTTCAGCGGCGATCACGTTTTCTCCCTGACGAAGCAAGCTGCTGATGTCAGCGGCAACAGGGCGACTCCAATCGTCTCCGCCAGCGACGCGTTGGCCATTGACATAAAGGACCAGTTCGTTGTCGCAGGTGCCGGCGATCAGGGCTCGCTCGGGAAGCTCATCCAACTGAATGACCTTCCGCAGGAAGATGGTTCCACCTGGGTCTTTCAACGCATTGTCATGACGCCAGATCCAGGTTGCTTCGATTTTGGGGGCGACGGGACCAGCGGTCGCTTCGGCTCCCTCAGCCCTGGCGATCGCGGCTCGGACGGCCTGGAGCTGTCCTCCTTGACCGCGGCCATCGACCTTGAGCATCTCCCCCGAAGCCACTGGCCAGGAGCCGGTGATGGTTGAGAAGGCGTCGAGAAACTCCTCAGCGGTCATGCGTTTGACCAGTGGGCCTTTAAACGTGAAGTTTCCTTCAGATTCCGCTCCATCATCCAGTTGAGCCCCGGCAAGCTGATAGGCTCGGGACGTCGCGATCAAGACCATCGTGTGTTTCAGGTCGTGGCCGTTCCGGACGAAATCGGTTGCCAGCCAGTCCAGAAGGTCCTGATTCCAAGGTTCCTGATCGAGGTCGTCGAGGGGCTCAACCAGTCCTCGGCCCATCAGATGGGCCCAGAGACGATTGACGATTGTCCGAGCGAAGCGGCCGTTTTCGGGTAAGACGAGCAGGTCGGCGAGCCGTTCCATCCGTTCGCTTCGAGGGGCGTTCGGGTCGATCGTGCCCAGTTCCGGATAGATGAAGCCGGGCTCGGCGATCCGACCCACGGGACGATCGCAGCGATGAATCTCCAGCGACTCCTCGGCGAAGACCGCGGACAGGGCATACGCGTCGTCCAGCTTCCAGTGGTTGACAAAACTGTCGTGACAACTCGCGCACTTGATGTTCGTCCCCAGAAAGACCTGAGAGACGTTCTGAGCTGCCTGAACCGGGGGGGCCTGGCTCGCGTTGACGACCCCACGCCAGATGATTCCCTTGGTGAACCCCTGCGAACCCGGAACCGGGCTGACAAGCTGGTGAGCGAACTGATCGTATGGGAGGTTCTCATAGAGCGCTCGATAGAGCCATTCGGTAATGGTCGATCGTCCGTCGTCGATGAATCCGGTCCCTCGATATTCGTTGCGGAGCAGGTCGTTCCAGAACGTCAGCCAGTGATCGGCATAGGCGCGACGATCGCTGAGCAGTCGTTCCACGAGGCGTTCCCGCTTGTCGGGCCGGTCATCCTGCTCGAACGTGTCGAGGTCTTCCGGATCGGGAAGCAGGCCGACCAGATCGAGCGACACCCGTCGCATGAAGATCGAGTCGGAAACTGGAGTCCAGTCAAGGGCCTCTCCTCGATCGGCCAGGTGCCGTGCGATCAGGCGATCGATCGGATGATCCAGAGAGATGGTCCCTGGAGAAGGAGGAACTTCGGGAGACCGGGGGGCGAGCGAGGCTTGCCGAAAGCCGAAATCAACATCCTTCGGCCAGGGAAGCCCTTGCTCGATCCACTGGCGGAGATGCTCAATCTCTTCCTGGGAAAGAGGATCGCCGTTGGAAGGCATGCGGAGGAGGGGGTCTGATTCGATCACCCGTTCGAAGATCAGGCTTGCCTCAGGATCGCCCGGTTCGGCGGCGGGTCCGCCCTCACCCCCTCGGAGCATTGCTTCGCGGTTTTCAAGCGAGAGACCACCCTTGTATTTGCCGAGACCGTGGCACTTTAAACACTTGCCTTCAAGGATCGGGCGGATCGTTTCTGAAAAGCCGCCGTCGGTAGAGGGGGAAGGGGACTCCTGAGCATGAACAGGATGATTGCCGCCGGGTCCCAGGATGAGGGCGACAAGCAAGCAGTTGCCAATTCGGAGAGAGTGCTTCACCGTCGTACCTCGGTACTCGGCCTGCGAGCGGAGGAGGTTCGAAGAGGGACATCGAAACGCCTCGACGAATCTCTTCATTCAAGTGATCGTACAGCACGAAAGGGCGGCATTCGAGCGGAAATCGGTTGGAGCACGCCTCAGATAGGGTGACGATTCTGTTGGCTTGAAGAAACGCTTTGACCTAGGAGGCCGTTGCGTTGGGGTTGCAACGGCCGATCGCTCACTCAAGGTCGAAGTCGAACGTATTCCGGCCACGCTCCACGGTACGGGTCAGGCCCGAGGTGGTCGGGCTCTGGTACTTCTCCGGGAGGTTCGAGGTCAGTTCCAGTGGTTCCCCTGGTAACTCGGAATTCATGGCATCGGGGTCGATGTCGGAGATGACGATCTGGTATTCCCCGAGTTCGGCGCCATCGAAGGGTTCTCGGGTCTGGAGTTGATATTCGCCTCCTGGACCGAGCGTCCCGTTGGCATTCGGTCGGGCCGGATCGGTGGAAATGAACGAGATAGTCCCGGTTTCCAGTGGTTGGCCTTGATAGGTGACCTTGCCTGAGACCCGGGCCATTTCTGGTCCACTGCTGCCGCATCCTGCAAAGGGAAGAATAAGAACACTAAAGAATACGGAACTGGCAAGATGGTGGTACGGTCGTCGTCTGAACGTGCGTGCAATCACGAGCAAGCCCCTCTAAGAGAATTACGAAACCACCCTGGTTCCTGAATAACACAAGGACCAGGGTGGAATCGGTTTCGATACGTTGAGGACGGACTGACCCAACCGGGTCAAGCCCGTCCCTTGGATTGGCCAGGTCTTTCGCCGATTCCAGGACTCAGTAGGAATCAGCCGAGATGATTTCACCCTGATTCCGAGTGCTCAGAGCCTGGTAGATATTGAAGTTGATCGTTTCCTTGATGAACTTCACCGAGCCGTCGGCCATGGCGAAGTTCGCACCACCAGGGTGGAAGCTCCGGAAACTGATTTGCCGGGTCCAGTTGCCGACCACAGGCCAGGAGCCGTCAGAACCGACCTGTCGGAAGTTGAGTGGCACGGCGGTCGAGCCAACCGATTGGTTGGCATGGACCCAGGAGTTCCATCGCGTCACACGGCGGATTTGCTCGCCGGCAAGGAACGTGTTGGAGGTGCCGTCACGAACGCTTTCGATCCCGACGTTCGACCCCCACGCCCAGAAAATGCCACTGCCGGCGGTCGTCCCGTTTTGCTGCTGCTCACCGGAGAGGCGGTTGTGGCCCAACTGGGGCAAACGGCAGAGGCGTCCCGTATCGCTGCAGAGGATCAACTGGCCATTGCGCGGGTCGCCCAGGCTGCCGGCGCAGGCCAGGCAGTTGTCGCCCATGTTGCCGACGTAAGACGTCCCGGCAGCCGGGTCGTTCCAGATGTCGTCGGCGTTGGTGGTGTCGATGTTCTCGCTGTCATCTGACGGGCAGATCAGCGAGTTAATGACCGTGACTCGGACGGTGGAATTCTGCTGGCCCATATAAATGGGGTTCCAGCGCCAGCCGCCGCCGCGGTTCTCACCCCACATGATGCTGAAATTCACAGCATTAAAGATCGATTGCTGTTCCATCTGCGGAAGCAGCAACACAAGCCAGCTCGAATTATTCCAGGCCAGGCCGGTCGTTGGTCCGAACACGGGGTGCAAGTACATGCCCGTGGGGAACTTACCCACCTGGTCGTGATAATTGTGCGCCGCAAGGGCCAACTGTTTCAGGTTGTTGGTGCACTGCGCGCGCCGGGCCGCTTCTCGGGCTGATTGAACCGCCGGCAAGAGCAAGGCGATCAGGACGCCAATGATGGCGATGACGACCAAGAGCTCGATGAGGGTGAAGCCGCCCGAATCCGAACGCTTACGAAACCCACTGATCATGGTCGATTCCCTTCCTCGAATGGAGAAAACCATCAGGAGGCCCGATCAGACGGGGGGGTCGACCGACATCCCGTCGGATCTCACCGCAATTCAGAGGCGCAATTCGCGATGCCGCGATCGCCAAGCAATAACGGACTCCTCTGGTCTTCCGCGGAACAACGAGAGATAGGATATGTGTTACATTTGCCTCAGTTTCGACCCAAAGGAAATTAAACATCAATAATGCACTGGACGCAAGGGTGAAGAGTCAGTTTTACCCCCCTGCGAACCTCGACGTTCGTGAGAAGCGTTCCCCTTAGGAACAACGTTCAATATTGCCAGAAGCCGGTTTGTACTGGTGTGTCGAGCCGGGGGGGCACGTGATGATTGAACACCGTCCGTCGGTCGAGGATGGAGAACCGAGCCACAACCCGGTAGAATCGGGGAAACCTTGCACGTTCCCTCCGCCCCACCGTCCCTTGGGTTGGGGCGATTGCATTCTGCGAGCGACGAGGACCCGAAATCGATGAAGAAGCGCGGCATCCTTAATCCGGCGATCTGCTCGTTGCTGGCCGAACTCGGCCATCTGGACGAGTTGCTCATCGTCGACGCCGGATACCCGCTGCCGCCGGATGGGCATGTCATCGACCTGACCCTCACCCCCGGCATCCCCCGGTTCCTCGATGTGTTGAAAGCGATCGCTGACGAACTGGTGATCGAATCTGTGACCGTCCCCTCTGAGATCCACGACTACAGCCCCGAGATGTACCAGCAAATGCTCGAGGTGCTGGGTAGTGACATCGACGTCGATGAGGAACCCCACCACGAGTTCAAGGAAAAGGGACTCGAAGCCAAGGGAATCATCCGGACCGGCGAATTCACCCCCTACGCCAGCACCCGGGTGCTGTGCGGAAGCCCCTTCTGATCGCTGGGGGCTTCTCCAGTTTCCGATGGACCTTCCCAGGTCCATCACGTCTCAACAAACGCCTTCGCCAACAGTGGAAGCTGAAAAGGTACGCCGGTGGGTCGCGAGCGACCTACGGTATCGGTCATTCCTCTCAGATGAGGTGTTTTTGCAACGCGGGATTCTTGGTCTGTCGCCGCGGGCAAGGAATCTCGGTGTTGAAGATATGGGCCGGCTGTTGCTAGCACCCTGGCCCATCCTGTCGATCGGGGCGGTTGTTGCTAGCACCCCGCCCCATTTGATCGACCAGCTTGGCACACGACACACCCCCTCGCCGATCGGGACGATCGGTCGGGGGGTGGCCGTGTGTTTCTTTGTCGCCTCAATGGCCACAGGGGCTCCTGAGCGTCGAGACATGCAATAGAGCGCTGACGAGTCGAGCCCAATCGACCTGGCTTGCCTGGTTATCGGGACTTCAGCAAGACGCGACGAAACTCGATCCGGTACCCTTCGGACTCCAGGCCGACATGACCGGAGCGAACCTCGCAGGCATCCCACTCCGACGTGATGGCTCCGTTGACCCAGAGGGCGATGCGAGGTCCATCGAAGATGATTTCATAGACATTCCACTCTCCGGCCGGCTTGACCCGCTGCTCAGTCATCTCTTCGCGGGTCGAGACGCGTTGCACCTGGCCATCAACGAGCGTTTGTCCGAACAGATAGCCTCCCGACGCGCCGCCGGTTTGGGCCTGGTGCCAGAGGCTTCCGTCAATCGAGTTGCGCACATAAACGCCGGAGTTGTAGCGGTCTGGTCCTTCGGTCACCGGAACGAAACGCCACTCCACATGGAAGATGCCGTCGGTGCTCGGTTTTTCCCACCGAAGCCACTCGTGGCCCTTGTCTCCCGTGCAGACGAGCATCCCGGTGTCCGGATCGAGTACCCACTGTGATGAGGGATCGAGAGTTCCCTCTGGTGGGATGGGAACGCGGGTCCAGCCATTGAGCATGGGACCGGCGTCGGCGAGCAAATCGGTCCAGCCCTCTGAATCGACTTCCAGAGCGCTCTGCGTTTCCTGGGGCAGCGTTCCGAGCAGAGCCAGGATTGCGCTGCAGGTCAGCGAGACAAGGATGGTCATCGAGAGAATTCCGAGAGATCAAGAAAAAACGGGGTTCGGAGCCAGGGGAGCCGCCCTGTTCTTCCGGCGCGTGAGCCGTTCAGAGCGATCGGCTCGTATGGCCGATTCCGGCAGCGGCGACGGCCAGAGGGGGGCTCATGGCGACCACGGTTCCTCCATTCTCCCCCGCATCAGGGCCGAGGTCGATGAGCCAGTCCGCAGCGCGAAGGACTTCGGGATTGTGTTCGATGACGACCACCGTGTTGCCCAGGTCGGCAAGCCGGTTGAGCAGCCGGAGCAAGTTGGCCACGTCGGAGAAGTGCAGCCCTGTGGTCGGCTCATCCAGAATGTAGAGGGTTCGACCCGTGGCGACCCGTCCCAACTCGGCAGCAAGCTTTACCCGCTGAGACTCTCCTCCGGAAAGGGTGGTGCTCGACTGCCCAAGCGTGACGTAGCCAAGTCCGGCCTCATGAAGGGACTCCAACCCTCGGGCCACTCGGGGGACATTGTCGAACAGATCACGCGCCTGATCAACTCGCATGAGCAAAACTTCGCCAATTGATTTTCCCTTGTACCGGCATTCGAGTGTTGCCCGATCGAAGCGAAGCCCCCGGCAAGACTCGCACGGAATGTCGAGATCGGGGAGAAAGGTCATTTCGATCCGCCGAACCCCCTGGCCTTCGCAGGCGCCACATCGTCCTCCCTTGACGTTGAAACTGAACCGTCCGGGGCCATAGCCTCGGACGCGGGCCTCACGAGTGGTGGCGTACACACGGCGAATCTCGTCAAACACGCCGGTGTATGTCGCAGGGGTCGATCGCGGGGTGCGTCCGATGGGAGACTGGTCGACGACAATGAGTTTGTCGATGTGTTCGAGGCCCGTGATTGCGCGATGGGCACCGGGTTTGGGGCCGGTCTGCTCCAGGGCTCTCCGGACGGCGTTTGCAAGAATATCCAGCACGAGCGTGCTCTTGCCAGAACCGCTGACACCGGAGACGCAGGTCAGGGTTCCTGTGGGAATCTCGACATCAATGGACTTCAGGTTATGTTCGGTGGCTCCCAGAATGGTGAGGGTGCCTGGACTTCGGGAGAGACGATCGTTTGACGATGAGGCCGGGGATGACACTCCGACCAGATAGGGCAGTGTGACCGACACTCCGGGTTCGGATTCGACGAGGGCTTCGGGTGGGCCCTGGGCGACGATTGATCCTCCTTCGGGACCGGCACCGGGGCCGAGATCAACCAGCCAGTCGGCAGCCCGGATCATGGATTCGTCATGCTCGACGACAAGAACCGTGTTCCCCCGGTCGCGCAGGTCGAACAGGCTCTGAATCAAGCGATCGGTGTCTCTCGGATGGAGGCCGGCGGTGGGCTCGTCCAGGACATAGCAAACGCCGACCAGTCCCGAGCCGATCTGGGTCGCCAGCCGAAC is a window from the Tautonia rosea genome containing:
- a CDS encoding DUF1501 domain-containing protein, whose amino-acid sequence is MAPDSSRRDFLKTASAATLASLAAQHSGSLLGQDELEMARREAKADAVIVLWMGGGMAHAETFDPKRYTPFRPGMKAEEVESTFPSVPTVVEGLSFSAGLERIGRVMDRGSLIKTHVAADLGAILHSRHQYHWHTGYEPPVSVAAPHLGAWIAHALGPNNPAVPAYIDIGQRYEGNGEAEELKAFQTGGVLGTEFGPFRVPNPTDAVASVRPPAGMTEERFRNRYAAYQKLLAASPSRSFGSDLQKESLLRSLENADRLLNSEASLAFDLSNEPSTSYETYNTGRFGLGCLLARRLIEVGARYVEVTSEYIPFLNWDTHDNGHTRAADMKHQIDGPIAQLVLDLEERGLLDRTLIVLASEFSRSVLVEGKADKLVPNQVEQPNVINELAHFGHHRHFTGAGSVLMFGGGVKQGHVHGETSDEKPYTSITTPVTVTDLHATICHLLGISPRYGIITEERPFYVTQDGLGKPVLDLIA
- a CDS encoding DUF1549 domain-containing protein yields the protein MKHSLRIGNCLLVALILGPGGNHPVHAQESPSPSTDGGFSETIRPILEGKCLKCHGLGKYKGGLSLENREAMLRGGEGGPAAEPGDPEASLIFERVIESDPLLRMPSNGDPLSQEEIEHLRQWIEQGLPWPKDVDFGFRQASLAPRSPEVPPSPGTISLDHPIDRLIARHLADRGEALDWTPVSDSIFMRRVSLDLVGLLPDPEDLDTFEQDDRPDKRERLVERLLSDRRAYADHWLTFWNDLLRNEYRGTGFIDDGRSTITEWLYRALYENLPYDQFAHQLVSPVPGSQGFTKGIIWRGVVNASQAPPVQAAQNVSQVFLGTNIKCASCHDSFVNHWKLDDAYALSAVFAEESLEIHRCDRPVGRIAEPGFIYPELGTIDPNAPRSERMERLADLLVLPENGRFARTIVNRLWAHLMGRGLVEPLDDLDQEPWNQDLLDWLATDFVRNGHDLKHTMVLIATSRAYQLAGAQLDDGAESEGNFTFKGPLVKRMTAEEFLDAFSTITGSWPVASGEMLKVDGRGQGGQLQAVRAAIARAEGAEATAGPVAPKIEATWIWRHDNALKDPGGTIFLRKVIQLDELPERALIAGTCDNELVLYVNGQRVAGGDDWSRPVAADISSLLRQGENVIAAEATNWPDPARGRGVRKASGPNPAAFLAWVGGFNGSNLAWAMGSDESWLWSTSDNGDWTEPGFDDSSWKHAVALPMARRTYPGIDLSATLLETNRERNEPIRAVLTFNDPLLTALGRPNREQVVTRRDSIASTIQALELTNGETLAIRLAEGAQVVFDRLDGNPNAIVLDLFRRSFGRPPTAEEKEIAQQLLGPNPTSEGVEDLLWVILMLPEFQLIP
- a CDS encoding DUF1559 domain-containing protein, which produces MISGFRKRSDSGGFTLIELLVVIAIIGVLIALLLPAVQSAREAARRAQCTNNLKQLALAAHNYHDQVGKFPTGMYLHPVFGPTTGLAWNNSSWLVLLLPQMEQQSIFNAVNFSIMWGENRGGGWRWNPIYMGQQNSTVRVTVINSLICPSDDSENIDTTNADDIWNDPAAGTSYVGNMGDNCLACAGSLGDPRNGQLILCSDTGRLCRLPQLGHNRLSGEQQQNGTTAGSGIFWAWGSNVGIESVRDGTSNTFLAGEQIRRVTRWNSWVHANQSVGSTAVPLNFRQVGSDGSWPVVGNWTRQISFRSFHPGGANFAMADGSVKFIKETINFNIYQALSTRNQGEIISADSY
- the rbsD gene encoding D-ribose pyranase encodes the protein MKKRGILNPAICSLLAELGHLDELLIVDAGYPLPPDGHVIDLTLTPGIPRFLDVLKAIADELVIESVTVPSEIHDYSPEMYQQMLEVLGSDIDVDEEPHHEFKEKGLEAKGIIRTGEFTPYASTRVLCGSPF
- a CDS encoding 3-keto-disaccharide hydrolase — its product is MTILVSLTCSAILALLGTLPQETQSALEVDSEGWTDLLADAGPMLNGWTRVPIPPEGTLDPSSQWVLDPDTGMLVCTGDKGHEWLRWEKPSTDGIFHVEWRFVPVTEGPDRYNSGVYVRNSIDGSLWHQAQTGGASGGYLFGQTLVDGQVQRVSTREEMTEQRVKPAGEWNVYEIIFDGPRIALWVNGAITSEWDACEVRSGHVGLESEGYRIEFRRVLLKSR